One Brevibacterium spongiae DNA segment encodes these proteins:
- a CDS encoding FtsX-like permease family protein, giving the protein MSTTFRTVPLVLGRRSLTSASSMLVAAAFFACATLFLTVAAGTWMFFQIPPDPDPAAEGMDIMYKTLAALATALLVIPAATLASASATLSARRQDERLSTMSLLGARRSQITALAVAEPLMPALVGIILGVIGYLGLALPVSFIHFMGRPIGYGNMLMPAWLILVVVAFLVAVCAGSALIGLRKVAVSPLGVRTKSLERKFPLGRVIVAVAAVILLPIVYTLTQAGGLGVGIVLGAVIGFFALGLIVVDLLGGLLIRWFAHLSGNRAATPERLIAARLVSDEPKRFWRRVSGLAMAAFTAAVCGSGVALSQLGIDAAEDSQAGVSEAETHLFHDMFTGVLLVMGIAIVLIAVSAVINQVADIYDRADTFADLHAAGADPELLHRALVRAVMAPAIWVSLLAGGLGLLLVLPLAGAALVLKPVTFLTILLTVVVGIGIIRGGLQLTKPILHSVATAGRARD; this is encoded by the coding sequence ATGTCCACCACGTTTCGCACCGTTCCCCTCGTTCTCGGACGCAGATCTCTGACTTCGGCGAGCTCCATGCTCGTGGCCGCCGCGTTCTTCGCCTGCGCCACACTGTTCCTCACTGTCGCGGCAGGCACGTGGATGTTCTTCCAGATCCCACCGGATCCTGACCCCGCGGCGGAGGGCATGGACATCATGTACAAGACCCTGGCCGCATTGGCCACGGCCCTCCTCGTCATCCCCGCGGCCACCTTGGCCTCGGCCTCGGCGACGCTGTCGGCCCGCCGACAGGACGAACGACTCTCGACGATGTCGCTGCTCGGAGCTCGACGCTCCCAGATCACGGCGCTGGCCGTGGCCGAACCGCTCATGCCGGCACTGGTCGGGATCATCCTCGGTGTCATCGGCTATCTGGGACTGGCTCTGCCGGTCAGCTTCATCCACTTCATGGGCCGGCCCATCGGATACGGCAACATGCTCATGCCCGCCTGGCTCATCCTCGTTGTGGTCGCCTTCCTCGTCGCAGTGTGTGCCGGTTCGGCGCTCATCGGCCTGCGGAAGGTCGCCGTCTCCCCGCTGGGAGTGCGGACGAAGAGCCTGGAGCGGAAGTTCCCGCTGGGCCGCGTCATCGTCGCAGTCGCCGCCGTCATCCTCCTGCCGATCGTGTACACACTCACCCAGGCCGGGGGCCTCGGCGTCGGCATCGTCCTCGGCGCGGTCATCGGCTTCTTCGCCCTCGGACTCATCGTCGTCGATCTTCTCGGCGGGCTCCTCATCCGCTGGTTCGCCCATCTCAGCGGCAACCGAGCGGCCACGCCCGAGCGCCTCATCGCCGCCCGTCTGGTCTCCGATGAGCCGAAGCGATTCTGGCGGCGGGTCTCCGGTCTTGCGATGGCGGCCTTCACCGCCGCCGTGTGCGGATCCGGTGTCGCCCTGTCGCAGCTGGGCATCGACGCTGCCGAGGATTCCCAGGCTGGAGTGAGTGAGGCCGAGACCCATCTCTTCCACGACATGTTCACCGGGGTGCTGCTCGTCATGGGCATCGCGATCGTGCTCATCGCGGTCTCAGCGGTGATCAACCAGGTCGCCGACATCTACGACCGCGCGGACACCTTCGCCGACCTCCACGCCGCCGGCGCCGATCCCGAGCTCTTGCATCGGGCGCTGGTGCGGGCCGTCATGGCCCCGGCGATCTGGGTGTCGCTACTGGCGGGAGGCCTCGGACTGCTGCTCGTGCTCCCCCTGGCAGGAGCCGCGCTCGTCCTCAAACCGGTCACGTTCCTCACGATCCTCCTCACCGTGGTCGTGGGCATCGGGATCATCCGCGGCGGACTGCAGCTGACGAAGCCGATCCTGCACTCCGTAGCCACGGCCGGGCGGGCACGGGACTGA
- a CDS encoding FtsX-like permease family protein has translation MNVLPILLSRQSLTSTTAKLVGIAFFACSTIFLTVAGGAWAFTDRPDVAGYSEIADLYQLLAIFATVFLIVPAVSLGVASAKLSARRQDERLSTLSLLGAGRGTIRLIAVAEPVIPAAFGIVLGIGGYLLAAWPLSFISFTGAPLGYRSLLMPAWLLAAVVAGLVLICLLASLLGLRKITVSPLGVRTRSLARKFPLARVITAILLVLVVAIATFISTQMQLSTTATILYSIATIGLALLLISVVGVLCIRIHAGIAGKTARGPASVIAAGMVADAPGQYWRRVAGLAMITFIAVVGGTGTAMMRSGQEDFSAEDRAVLGPYQYLGDDIFTGLILTLAIAFILVIVSATINQAADILDRADTYRELHAAGMPQTMMHRVTVKAVMSPILLVTVVSLLLGGGLAVLMASAGDLGDPLTIGTVAIVLVAGVAMVWLGLQFTRPLVRRVTAASA, from the coding sequence ATGAACGTCCTTCCCATCCTCCTGTCCCGCCAGTCCCTGACCTCGACGACCGCGAAGCTCGTGGGCATCGCCTTCTTCGCCTGCTCGACGATCTTCCTCACCGTCGCCGGCGGTGCCTGGGCCTTCACCGACCGCCCCGATGTCGCCGGATACTCCGAGATCGCCGACCTCTACCAACTCCTCGCGATCTTCGCCACCGTCTTCCTCATCGTTCCCGCCGTCAGCCTCGGAGTCGCCTCGGCGAAATTGAGCGCCCGCCGGCAGGACGAACGCCTCTCCACCCTCTCCCTCCTCGGCGCCGGCCGCGGCACGATCCGGCTCATCGCCGTCGCCGAGCCCGTCATTCCCGCCGCATTCGGGATCGTGCTCGGCATCGGCGGCTACCTGCTGGCCGCCTGGCCGCTGAGCTTCATCAGCTTCACCGGAGCGCCGCTGGGCTACCGGTCGCTGCTCATGCCCGCTTGGCTGCTCGCAGCCGTCGTGGCGGGCCTCGTCCTCATCTGCCTGCTCGCCTCTCTGCTGGGCCTGCGCAAGATCACCGTCTCCCCACTGGGCGTGCGCACCCGATCCCTGGCACGGAAGTTCCCCTTGGCCCGGGTGATCACAGCGATCCTGCTCGTCCTCGTCGTCGCCATCGCCACCTTCATCTCCACTCAGATGCAGCTGTCGACAACGGCCACAATCCTCTACAGCATCGCCACCATCGGGCTTGCCCTCCTGCTCATCAGCGTCGTCGGGGTGCTGTGCATCCGCATCCACGCAGGGATCGCGGGGAAGACCGCACGCGGACCCGCCTCGGTGATCGCTGCGGGAATGGTCGCCGACGCACCCGGCCAATACTGGCGTCGGGTCGCGGGGCTGGCGATGATCACCTTCATCGCCGTCGTCGGCGGGACGGGCACGGCGATGATGCGCAGCGGTCAGGAGGACTTCTCCGCCGAAGACCGAGCCGTCCTCGGCCCGTACCAGTACCTCGGCGACGACATCTTCACCGGACTCATCCTCACCCTGGCCATCGCCTTCATCCTCGTCATCGTCTCCGCCACCATCAATCAGGCCGCAGACATCCTCGACCGGGCCGACACCTACCGTGAACTCCACGCCGCCGGAATGCCGCAGACCATGATGCACCGGGTCACCGTGAAGGCCGTGATGTCGCCGATCCTCCTCGTCACCGTCGTCTCGCTGCTGCTCGGCGGAGGACTTGCCGTCCTCATGGCTTCTGCCGGCGACCTCGGTGATCCGCTCACCATCGGCACCGTCGCCATCGTCCTCGTCGCCGGAGTCGCGATGGTGTGGCTGGGTCTGCAGTTCACACGGCCCCTCGTCCGCCGAGTCACCGCGGCGTCGGCCTGA
- a CDS encoding ABC transporter ATP-binding protein, which translates to MTSSQHPAQQLPTIITAGNVTKHFNQTYALAGVDLTIGLGESLAIMGPSGSGKTTLLHCLAGIISPDDGRIRLAPTDRSAAADITSLKESGRTALRREVFGFVFQQGLLLPELTAVDNVALAAMLAGMNRADATAHARAWLDRLGLTEHLNKRIGQLSGGQAQRVAIARAQVTQPVVTFADEPTGALDSRTSSEVLTELLSSTTGRGSTLVVVTHDENVAARCSRVVRLADGRIVADSAMQDVAH; encoded by the coding sequence ATGACTTCTTCACAGCATCCTGCACAGCAGCTTCCCACCATCATCACCGCCGGAAACGTCACCAAACACTTCAATCAGACCTACGCTCTCGCCGGAGTCGACCTCACGATCGGCCTCGGCGAATCACTGGCGATCATGGGACCCTCCGGTTCGGGCAAGACCACCCTCCTGCACTGCCTGGCCGGCATCATCAGTCCCGACGACGGCCGCATCCGTCTCGCCCCGACCGACCGCAGCGCAGCCGCCGATATCACTTCACTCAAAGAATCCGGCCGTACCGCCCTGCGCCGCGAAGTATTCGGCTTCGTCTTCCAGCAGGGACTGCTCCTGCCCGAACTCACCGCCGTCGACAATGTCGCGCTCGCCGCCATGCTCGCAGGCATGAACCGGGCCGATGCCACCGCGCATGCTCGAGCCTGGCTCGACCGCCTCGGATTGACCGAGCATCTGAACAAGCGGATCGGTCAGCTCTCCGGAGGTCAGGCCCAAAGAGTCGCGATCGCCCGCGCCCAGGTCACCCAGCCCGTCGTCACCTTCGCCGACGAACCGACCGGAGCCCTCGACTCACGCACCTCCTCCGAAGTGCTCACCGAGCTGCTGAGCTCCACGACCGGCCGCGGATCCACTCTCGTCGTCGTCACTCATGATGAGAACGTCGCCGCCCGCTGCTCCCGAGTCGTCCGACTCGCCGACGGTCGCATCGTCGCCGACTCGGCCATGCAGGATGTCGCGCACTGA
- a CDS encoding VOC family protein: protein MKINWTSIFVTDQQKALDFYTGTLGFVLKHDIDMGGPRWLTVVSPEDPDGVEIVLEPNSHPAVVPFTEALVADGIPMNQFAVDDVQAEYERLQSLGVTFTQEPTTMGPITTAVLDDTVGNLIQLVHQAE from the coding sequence ATGAAGATCAACTGGACGTCCATCTTCGTCACCGACCAGCAGAAGGCCCTGGACTTCTACACGGGCACCCTCGGCTTCGTGCTCAAGCACGATATCGACATGGGCGGTCCGCGGTGGCTGACCGTCGTCTCACCCGAGGACCCGGACGGTGTCGAGATCGTCCTCGAACCCAACTCGCATCCTGCGGTGGTGCCGTTCACCGAGGCGCTCGTGGCCGATGGGATCCCGATGAATCAGTTCGCCGTCGACGACGTCCAAGCCGAATACGAACGGCTGCAGAGCCTCGGGGTCACCTTCACTCAGGAGCCCACGACGATGGGTCCGATCACCACGGCCGTCCTCGACGACACGGTCGGCAACCTCATTCAGCTCGTCCACCAGGCCGAGTGA
- a CDS encoding type II toxin-antitoxin system VapC family toxin, which translates to MILVDTSVWIDHLHQRDEELVRRLEDGAVGSHSAVIEELALGSIRSREEVLSSLEDLFRFPTLTHEELMFLISSHSLWGRGLSVADTHLLGSVMLIEGALLWTRDKRLRRAAEELGRAH; encoded by the coding sequence ATGATCCTCGTCGATACTTCGGTGTGGATCGACCACCTGCATCAGCGGGATGAAGAGCTAGTTCGCCGATTGGAAGACGGAGCGGTCGGCAGCCATTCTGCAGTGATCGAGGAACTCGCTCTCGGTTCGATCCGCTCGCGTGAAGAGGTCCTCAGCAGCCTCGAGGACTTGTTCCGCTTCCCCACTCTCACTCACGAAGAGCTCATGTTCCTGATCTCGTCACATTCGTTGTGGGGACGGGGCCTGAGCGTTGCAGATACACACCTCTTGGGCTCGGTGATGCTCATCGAAGGTGCACTCTTGTGGACGCGTGACAAACGATTGCGTCGGGCGGCCGAAGAACTCGGACGGGCACACTAA
- a CDS encoding type II toxin-antitoxin system VapB family antitoxin, producing the protein MRTTVTVDDELIAKATELSGITERSALIREALKTLVRVESSRRLAALGGTDPDSSAPPRRRDDVA; encoded by the coding sequence ATGAGGACGACAGTGACGGTCGATGACGAACTCATTGCCAAGGCGACCGAGCTGAGTGGAATCACCGAGCGTTCGGCATTGATCCGTGAAGCTCTGAAGACACTGGTCAGAGTCGAGAGCTCTCGTCGGCTTGCGGCCCTCGGCGGTACCGATCCTGACAGTTCGGCTCCGCCTCGCCGTCGTGACGACGTGGCATGA
- a CDS encoding FAD-dependent monooxygenase codes for MQYHHNGYVAHDPRIRDAEGTGADRVEELPDTMDVLIVGAGPAGIVQAAQLTEYPDVHTRIIERRPGRLAAGRADGLFPRSCETFQAFEFYDAIAQEASHMREMSFWGPHPERPAEIARGARAADPPSYVSEFPILTVNQARVIDYFAERAANGPAKINVNYGYEFLDLTVHDDGEYPVEVHLVDEHGAQRTVWTKYVTGCDGARSKVRDCIDVRLTSDSTTQAWAVIDILANTDFPDFRTRSGIQSDKDGSILLIPREGGFLTRFNVSLEDPTPSTRDRILATTADEAIERANRILNPYSVDVREVTWFSIYEVRHTVAQSFDDVAAKNDPDLNPRVFIAGDACHTHSAKAGQGMNVSIQDGWNLAWKLGQVLEGRSDESLLRTYNDERQDVAQKLIDYDKEWSSMMSRRPEEMESPQEIVDFFTDTANFPGGFDTKYTASPIIGTGARQELAQGFPVGMRFKSAPVSRVADTTTVQVGHHFRADGRWRLYAFADADGSAAAELASWLEESDESPVGLFTPENSDIDNVFDAKVIYQQSYQDVDLPHAPSLFLPKVGRLQVMDWEKVYAAIPDDDIFEARGIDRSGALVIVRPDMYVAHVLPLSARDKITEFFAQSMVREKVLTAV; via the coding sequence ATGCAGTATCACCACAACGGATACGTCGCCCATGACCCTCGAATCAGAGATGCGGAAGGGACAGGAGCTGATCGTGTCGAGGAGCTCCCCGACACGATGGACGTGCTCATCGTCGGCGCGGGCCCCGCGGGCATAGTTCAAGCCGCGCAGCTCACCGAGTATCCCGACGTGCACACACGAATCATCGAACGGCGCCCAGGTCGCCTTGCAGCAGGTCGAGCAGACGGACTCTTCCCGCGCAGCTGTGAGACCTTTCAGGCGTTCGAGTTCTATGACGCGATCGCTCAAGAGGCCAGCCATATGAGGGAGATGAGCTTTTGGGGGCCACACCCCGAACGCCCTGCCGAAATAGCCCGCGGAGCGCGTGCCGCCGATCCTCCGTCGTATGTGAGCGAGTTTCCCATCTTGACAGTGAATCAGGCCCGCGTCATCGACTACTTCGCCGAACGTGCGGCCAATGGTCCCGCCAAGATCAACGTCAACTACGGGTATGAATTCCTCGACCTCACCGTCCATGACGACGGCGAGTACCCGGTGGAGGTCCACCTGGTGGATGAACACGGTGCTCAGCGGACCGTGTGGACGAAGTATGTGACCGGTTGCGATGGTGCGCGCAGCAAGGTCCGCGACTGCATCGATGTCAGGCTCACCTCCGACTCGACGACTCAGGCGTGGGCCGTCATCGACATCCTCGCCAATACGGACTTCCCGGATTTTCGCACGAGAAGCGGCATCCAATCGGACAAGGACGGGTCGATTCTGCTCATTCCGCGCGAAGGCGGGTTCCTCACCCGGTTCAATGTGTCTCTCGAAGATCCGACGCCGAGTACGCGCGACCGGATCCTTGCGACTACGGCAGATGAGGCGATCGAACGCGCCAACCGCATCCTCAATCCCTACTCGGTCGATGTCCGCGAAGTCACCTGGTTCAGCATCTACGAGGTCCGCCACACCGTCGCACAGAGTTTCGATGACGTTGCCGCCAAGAATGATCCCGATCTGAATCCGCGGGTCTTCATCGCCGGCGATGCGTGCCACACTCACAGCGCCAAGGCAGGTCAGGGGATGAACGTCTCCATTCAGGACGGCTGGAACCTGGCGTGGAAGCTCGGCCAGGTGCTCGAAGGTCGCAGCGACGAGTCGCTCCTCCGGACGTATAACGACGAGCGTCAGGACGTGGCTCAGAAACTCATCGACTACGACAAGGAGTGGTCGTCGATGATGTCGAGACGTCCCGAAGAGATGGAGAGCCCCCAGGAGATCGTCGACTTCTTCACCGACACTGCGAACTTCCCCGGCGGTTTCGATACGAAGTATACGGCGTCACCGATCATCGGAACCGGTGCACGACAGGAACTGGCACAGGGGTTCCCGGTGGGCATGCGCTTCAAATCCGCTCCCGTGTCCAGGGTCGCGGACACGACCACAGTCCAGGTCGGTCATCACTTCCGAGCTGATGGCCGCTGGCGCCTCTACGCGTTCGCCGACGCCGATGGTTCCGCAGCGGCCGAGCTCGCTTCTTGGTTGGAGGAATCGGACGAGTCCCCGGTCGGACTCTTCACCCCCGAGAACTCGGATATCGACAACGTCTTCGATGCCAAGGTCATCTATCAGCAGAGTTATCAGGATGTCGACCTGCCGCACGCTCCCAGTCTCTTCCTGCCGAAGGTCGGTCGCTTGCAGGTGATGGATTGGGAGAAGGTCTATGCGGCGATCCCGGACGATGACATCTTCGAGGCCCGCGGCATCGACCGTTCCGGGGCCCTCGTCATCGTCCGTCCGGACATGTATGTGGCTCACGTTCTGCCATTGAGTGCTCGGGACAAGATCACCGAGTTCTTTGCTCAGTCCATGGTGCGGGAGAAGGTTCTCACCGCAGTCTGA
- a CDS encoding DUF445 domain-containing protein, giving the protein MSIEKSPSVPRFGAGGGTGGPSELTPEDQERARGLKKMRTLALSLLILATLIFLSTHLFTDNTGVWGFVSRASEAAMIGAIADWFAVTALFRHPLGLPIPHTAIIPRKKDTLGASLSAFVAANFLHAEAVSTKIRSAEVSHRAGRWLAKPGNRDIVVDRAAGGLEYVLARIDDDSIKALTRNVIIPRLVATRKTPVLAQLLRQIVQDGAHHKLVDLIIAEAYTWLRDNPQVIDEIVHNRAPSWVPDFVNEQLANRLQREVLGWVSDVRDNEYHKARQALDAWLVDLSDDLESDSSLSQRAEAIINDLLSQDGVVDSVLEIWASLKQLLREAIIDSDGEVRARIWQLIGEFAERLQADSEFSRRIDDRIATTAGDLAESFGPEIASVISDTIERWDAKEAAERIELYVGRDLQYIRINGTVIGALVGLVIHTIIVLLPG; this is encoded by the coding sequence ATGTCGATCGAGAAGTCACCATCCGTGCCGCGCTTCGGCGCCGGAGGCGGAACCGGCGGGCCGTCAGAGCTCACGCCGGAGGACCAGGAGCGCGCTCGCGGGCTGAAGAAGATGCGCACGCTCGCGCTCTCGCTGCTCATCCTCGCCACACTCATCTTCCTCTCCACCCACCTCTTCACCGACAACACGGGAGTGTGGGGGTTCGTCTCCCGTGCCTCGGAAGCCGCGATGATCGGAGCGATCGCCGACTGGTTCGCCGTCACAGCGCTCTTCCGCCACCCGCTCGGACTTCCGATCCCGCACACCGCGATCATTCCGCGCAAGAAGGACACCCTGGGCGCGAGCCTGTCGGCGTTCGTCGCCGCGAACTTCCTTCACGCCGAGGCGGTGTCGACGAAGATCCGGTCCGCCGAGGTTTCCCACCGCGCCGGCCGGTGGCTGGCCAAGCCCGGCAACCGCGACATCGTCGTCGACCGTGCCGCAGGTGGACTCGAATATGTGCTCGCGCGCATCGACGACGATTCGATCAAGGCCCTGACCAGGAACGTCATCATCCCTCGGCTCGTGGCCACGAGGAAGACCCCGGTTCTGGCACAGCTGCTGCGCCAGATCGTGCAAGACGGCGCCCACCACAAGCTCGTCGACCTCATCATCGCCGAGGCATACACCTGGCTGCGCGACAACCCGCAGGTCATCGACGAGATCGTCCACAACCGGGCACCGTCCTGGGTGCCTGATTTCGTCAATGAACAGCTGGCGAACCGGCTGCAGCGCGAGGTGCTGGGCTGGGTCTCCGATGTCCGCGACAACGAATACCACAAGGCTCGTCAGGCACTCGATGCTTGGTTGGTCGACCTCTCCGACGACCTCGAATCCGACTCATCACTGTCCCAGCGGGCCGAGGCCATCATCAACGACCTGCTCAGCCAGGATGGTGTCGTCGATTCCGTGCTCGAGATCTGGGCTTCGCTCAAGCAGCTGCTGCGCGAGGCGATCATCGACAGCGATGGTGAGGTCCGCGCCCGCATCTGGCAGCTCATCGGCGAATTCGCCGAACGGCTGCAGGCGGACTCGGAATTCTCCCGGCGCATCGACGACCGGATCGCCACGACCGCCGGCGATCTGGCCGAAAGCTTCGGACCGGAGATCGCCAGCGTCATCTCCGACACGATCGAACGGTGGGATGCGAAGGAAGCCGCCGAGCGCATCGAACTCTACGTCGGCCGTGACCTCCAGTACATCCGCATCAACGGCACCGTCATCGGTGCGCTCGTGGGCCTCGTGATCCACACCATCATCGTGCTCCTGCCGGGGTGA